In Cyprinus carpio isolate SPL01 chromosome A5, ASM1834038v1, whole genome shotgun sequence, the sequence AACAGTAGATCATAGTACTAACAATggaaaaggtcatgggttcaattcccatgcCATGCATGTATTGAAAAATGTACACACTGAATGCAATGTAAGCCACGTTGTATTTTCTGCCATATGTAAAATTTCTGGCATATGTAAATCtggttaaagtaaaaaaaaagaataatgcgCCAAAATAAGatcatatttaatgtgttttaaacgTGTGCCTCATCCTCAACAACAGAACctcattaaaaaaattgcatatatcaccatttttccatttttaacacAATTTGGATATTGTGTTTATGAAAAACAATCAATGGCGAAATATCTATTGCTAAAGCCTCACTAATGATAAACCTATGTCAGTTTTCATCACTACTATGACAACCAACATGGATATGCACTCAAAAATAACTAcagtagcaaaaaataaataaataaataaataaaaaaccacagCACAGGATGCACTTCAGATAATTTTCTGCTCAAGGTGGCTCCTCAAGCACTGCTATTCATCTGCTGCCTGTTCAATAATTGCTGGCCCTTCGTGGATGGGCTTAGAGAGGCTTAGAGACAAAGGTCTGTCTCAGAGCCCCTTGACACCAGTCAGTGTTTGGAACAGTGATGGAGTTCCCCATAGCGTACAGTACACTGGCATATCTGACACTCCATCAGGGCTATGCTTGCCTCAGTAAAGCTGACAATGTTGCTGCCCTGGGACTAGTTGTGCACATGCTAAATTTCCATTTGTCTCTCTCAGTGGAGATCTTGGGCTGTATTTCATAACATAGCATTGCTGTCATGCTGAGATGCTACCAAAAACACGAGGCTCCTCATAAAACATCATATCCGAAGGAGCACCACAGATGCGGCCGAGAAGGCCTTGTCAATCCAAACGGCCTTCTTTTAAGTGACTACTCTGTCAGAGAGACTGGACAGccaccacataaacacatttcagggGGAAATAGGTTGCCCTGCTGAAAACACAACATGGACCATGATGCAACCTGCACAGTGGTTAATAGAGCTGTAAATGCAATCTTACATCATGGGTGATTTGAAGTCGTCCTTGTGGCCAAAAGCCAATACTAAACACTTAAAATGTGTCTAACGATATGACGTGTCTGAGCCCACATAAGTAAAACTGTGCAGAATGAAGACATATTTGGTAATCCGATGgcttaaagtcggcatgaaattaaaaatttgatcATCTTTTTTTCTCAAGGGAAGTGATTATTGTCCTGCACATTGTCCGGGAGATGTATATATACCCTATGTACTGTGTATTAAAGCATATGCAtgttctatatataatatttatttaaacagtttgatttattaatctaaatgtagatatatttacatataaatttgGTGTAATATACAAATTTTTGGCCTAATATTATGATAAAATCATAATTAGATttcacttgcattttattttttattactgatCTAATGTTCCAAGAAATTATGTTAATGCTTGTGCGTagccattgtgtttttttcttaatatagaaataaaggtCCCAATTCAAATGTCTGGTGATGTCTGGGACAGACTCGCTCCCATCATTTCAACcctaacagagaaagagagagcgagaaggCTCTGTATGCGTTATGTCCACATTGACGTGTCAAGTGTTAGATTAACTGCCCTCTCAAGCTCCTTTTATTTCCCTGTTCCAGGGCAACGCTCATTTACATAAACAGATAATCCCTGATAAAAAATTTCCATTAGACAAAGGTGAAATGGATCAATTTTGTCTGCCAAGATAAATCTTACGTTTTACATCGACAGGGTCATTACCCAGGCcacatttcagaaataatgtatttaaaaatcagCCGATAACAGCCATTTCCAGATTTCCAATTACCTTTAAGAAAAGCTTATTCTGTGGACAATAAAGCACATTACGGCACAATATGATACAGTCCATAAAGATCACACTGTTTGATGAGAGGTGAGAGAAAGCTCAGCATATTTAGGGGGAATGTCACAACCCCACGTTTCCGCAGACGGCTCTCTGCAGGTGCCAGGCAAATGTTCTATTACCCCAGTCCAAATAGATTAACAGtcctgttaaaaaacaaacagtatttttttctccatttttttctgCCTACACCCCTCTGTCCTTCCCAGCTGATGAAAGGTGGTAGATTGACAGGGGGTTGTAAGGTGATGCCACCAGCgacggagagaaagagagaatgaaaatCTCATTAGTCTCTCCTTCCACCCCAATTCCCAGACCCCCCTAACTGACCTTGAGACACCCCCACCTACCCAGCCATCCCTCCCTTCCCCTCCCCTCCCTGGTTGAGGTGAATCCCTCGCATCGCCTTGGGTCTTCTTCTCGGAGCTCGGAGCACTGCTGCCGCTGAGATCTGATGCTGGCGCTGATGAATTAGTGCCAATCCTACAAACAAGCCTGGGTGTGGGGTAGTCCTGTGGCGGGAGGAGATTCAGGCCCATAGAGGGCAGACAGCCCTCCCTCCTCTCCAGCATACTGTATCCTGCTCTCCTCTTCATATCAGGGAAAAGCAGCAGGTCCTAGACAATCTACCTCAATCACGATGTGCAAGGATGCATCAAAAACATCAGCGCAATTTGTTTGCTCAAGAGAAGGCTGTAAATTTCATTGGTATCTGTACTAGATGGAGTTATATCCTCCACATTTGAAAATAAGAATCATCATTTATGCACCGTGATGTGAGAAATCCATTACTGTGGGTTTGCCAGCTAATGCTAATGTACGAAGAACTGAcccctaaaataaaaacaataattcagtcctgacaaaatgacaaaatacattaCTGTGAAAAGGGTCAAACCTCTCaaataagaaatgtatttctATTCATAAGTAGCTATTAAATGCcagcaaatgtttttgttttgttttgtttagtattgACTCATTCATTGCACTGAGCTCGTCTGAGctggtttttatttatcatttattttagctCATTTACAAACTAATTAATACATTTCGTATCAGATCCCCTATGCTGTTTGATAATGTTTCCACATGATATTGACTGTATGAAATACTctattaaaaagtaaatgaagTATTTCAGGCCATTTTAAACAGCCGAGATGAGCAGTGACAAAATGAGTGACCACAGTCCCATCTAGTGGATACTTTTACACCTACTGCCACAATCATCACTACACTCCAGGACAGCACAAGAGATTGAGCATTTCTGTCGggacatttgttttttaaatttgctgtTTTACCTCTCCTTTTTCGCTGAATTGTGGAATGGTGTAAAATTaaacatcaattaaaaaattGATCAAAGTTATTCAATATTCTATGCCAAAAGTCCATTTTTGCTGTATTAGCTTTTAATGAATCGGCAAACTATCTCGGGTTAAATGCTCAGCAAACAGTTTATATTTTCCCTGAATTTCTTTTAGAAATACAAAATGTATAGAACACCGAGACACATTTAGTGGACGAATTACTGTTAAAGGTATTTTGTGATAGAAAATAGATGCAGGGTGACATCTACAGGAGGAAAAATACTATTTCACTTAGTATTCTCTTCGAATTCTCAGTACAATACcattttttaataacacacatacattataaaaagaaatttagcattcgtCAAGCATTTTTAGTATAAAAGAAATACAGTGGTCCatcaaaatacatttctaatactgtaacaatgtaaaacacacacaacagaactTTATAGTGAACAAATTCCCCCTCAACAGCTCTTAGAATCCCTGAATAGtctattaattttacataattaaaaaataaaaataaaaaatcaataggGCATTGTAAAgacaatatgtaataataatcagttttatAACAAAGTGCGTATTTGCCACTGCAGAGGGGTTAAAAGATAATAAGTACTCAGTACCAAAAAGCTTAGCATATCTCTTAGCCAGGCTTATGATTTTCCCTATAAATGAGGATTTAGAGTATGTCATGCAGACAGCAAAAGTGACACACAGCAAACAGTCATTAATATCACAAGATATTAATCTCCTTCAAGCAAATGCTAAGTGCAGAAGAACAATTGCATTGTCTGACTAATCTCTTGCTTATTTTGGAAATTGTTTTCCCTTTCTTTTGGCCTCTGGGGAATTATAGTCTTGGGGCCAGATGTACATCTTATTGAAGAGATAATTGTAAGTGAAGAAAGAGGATGCCTTTATATTAAAGCTCAATTCCTCCCAATATTGTTATGCAGATGGAACTTTCACTAAGCTGAACTCTCCAGTCATTGCCTCATTTGAACTtctttgaagcaaaaaaaaaaacacaatagtaCATAGTGAAGAAATGTATTTCAGGTGGTAGCATCTAAAATAATtggttttaataaagtaaaaaatatttaatatgactaAGTACACTACATAATTTGGGGTTACATTTTTTAAGGTGAAGTAAATTTAATATTGGAAATATTTTAGCTAACAATACCTCCTTAAGTAACAATGTAATATTATTGGTATTGGTCTGACATAAGggcctcttttttattttatttcatgaaattATAACAATAACCCTCTCTCACCACACATAGACATACAAAGTGAATATTTGTAATCTTAGGATGTTCTgaggtaaaaaatataaattatttagtcTTATACTTATTCTTTTGAGGAAAATCGGTAGCATTTAAAGCTGCATGTGGTCTTCTTTttgcataaaaaacacaaaactgccTGTGCCCTTTTGCGTCAAGGGCTACTAGGCCTCGTCAGATGGCTACAGAGCTTTCTCAAAGTGTCAGCTCCCCAAAATAGTCTTGTGACCAGACTAcagacaccaaacaaacaaaggcACTCTGATTGAGTAAGTATCAGTCTGAGTGCTGCTGAAGCCCCCTCCGTCCCCTGTATCGTGCTAATCAGTCTCCAGGGAGTGGGATCGGACACGACACATATCCTATTGGAGCAAAGTGTGGTGTCTCCTGCCTGCGAGCCGGACTTCGGTGCAGGTTGCGGTGGAAACGTTGATGTGCACCCTCTGTGTGGACAGCAAGGACAGAGGCACGGCGGCAGCAGATGTCTCGTGGCGGagattataaataaaagtgaccaGAGCAGGGGAGCACTGACGGGCCTTAGCGAGGCCGCTGTCAGGGTGGCAATGTCTTTTACTCACTGGATAGTTTCTCAGCAAGACACTTGGCCAACCTCTTCTAACAATGACTGTGTCCTTGTTATTGGATTTGATGCCTGCTCTTGGTTGAGGGCCATATCATGGGCACTCTAGTGGAGAACTGCGTGTGGCGGTTGGCCTGCTACAGGAAACATGAGGTTAAGAGGGCGAATTGAAATGGAAAAACGAATGCGTGTAAAGAGTTCAGAGAAGCTGTGTGTGAAGTTTCTGTGTCTTCTCAATGACAGGTAAAGTTATAAATCTGCCCAGTAAGGTTTAACACAGACACTTTATGCAAATCaaatttgaaacatttctgaacGTTTTCTCCATTTCCCATAAACAAGTTCAAATTAAAAGACATATCAGATGGACTgaggaataaacaaaaaaactagttATCACGGACGTTATCATTTagtacaaatattttatgtaaaagacACCTGAACCAGAGATGTGATGGCAGGCTTTCGCTGTCTTGGTGGGTTTGCGGCAGTCAGGCAAATTATCTTGGCAATGCTGTTGACAACCTGTTGAAGAGTGGAGTGCTGAAAGGTGAATTAGGAGTGCTAATGAAGAACACACTCCCACTTGAGAAGGTAATTATTTTGGGTGTAATATCTGAGGGAAGATTAGGTGTGATTCTAGCCCCAGAGGAGTATCACACAAGATCACACCTGATGTTTATGAATAGAGAAAGTATACTTCAAATCGTGTTGACAGCAGTCTGCCACCTACAGGTCTCAATATAGAGAGAGAATTTAAGAGGATTGATAATTGCCGGATAGAAAACGAAGGGATTAATGCATCAGGTTACATGTGACAATAATCTCTCTATTAGCCTGTTAGCAGCTAGCAACACAGCACAACTTCCTCCTGCTCTCACCGGGCTAATATATGAGtctgaaccatagactgtaaaaaaatatggacgtagtgtccgtgacgtcacccatagactcctcaatagtggttttgaagctcaaagtgtgcagagcgggccgtcgccatcttggcagcgcgtcaccgcgcgactctcccggaaaatcgaaaatgggcaaaaaggcgggagctggttgctgaagccacgcccacctagcgcgacggcattgtcagcagcggcatcCACCTgtactcaagtggccacgcccttaattatgcagaactttaaggcttaatataatttaaacggatgagtttataaataaattcaccCCCTTCACAGTTGTCATAAAGGgcaaaaattagcaatatagaccaaaatcattttttgaaccaggctgtaaacatgttttttttctgctgtaaagttgggcattttaacatggggagtctatgggactgactcccttttgcagccagcctcaagcggccagtcgatgaattgcagttttagtcacttccttattggcttcacgtgagagagcgggaggttgccgctcggtctgAACATGGGATACTAATATCACTTATGAGCCTCACAGACACGAACGCGGATTCCTCGATGCAGACATTTATCTGACCAATGGTAAATTTAAATTCAGGATTAAGCGAACACTTTAATCACTTTAGTTTCTGAACTAATCACAATAGAAAGTGTGATTAGCATTTAACTGCTTTTCCATAACGTTACAGCACATTGATAGCGAATTTAGCGATAAAGGTAAATATTTGGCTAGTTAGGGTATTGGATTTATtgaaataagtaattaaatatttcagcAGGTTTatatgttgtgtgtatgtatatgtattttggaCAGTGACTGGGACGTCTGTTACTTTAGCCCACCCTAAAGATCGTTTCTTGTCATTAACAGGTTTCGTTCTAAATAATGTGCGACACTTGCATTTGTATTATGCACAGCCCTAGTGCTTTGTTTTTCATAACGATCTAACAGTTCATGAACGCAAGCAGTACTCATTGATTCTTGAGACTGGACAAAACATACCACACATTTACTTCCCAGTAGTGTTTgatattaccatttttaaatgaatcgtAAATATATAGCCAGAACGTTCTTAACATATTCCATTTActttttacttcatttattattttcacatgATATTCAGCATTGTTTTTGTAtcatttatatatgattatagTAATTAGTAAAGTTTTGACTAAtgttctaatttttaattttagtcatatgcttgtcattttcattatttttatatatttatttgttttggtttttgaaaccaattttatatcagtttttcatctaatatttctgttttgaatacTCTTagttattaaacacacacacacctgccctcAGATTATAGCTcaatactttacaataaaaagTTTTATGTCCCAGAAGAAGGAGGAGGTCAGTTAAGACTGCActcttttataaaattttacatcCATGTCACTTTTTGTCAGATATTTATTAAACCATTTATCCAttaaactgtgtgtgtctgtaggacTGGGTGACATTATCATCATGCCGTCAGCGAAGGTGCTGAAGAGTGCCCAGTACATTGAATTGGGCAGTTACCAGTATTGGCCAGTTCTGGTGCCCAGAGGAATCCGCCTGTACACTTACGAGCAGGTGCCAGGATTCCTACGGGAAAATCCTTATATCACTGATGGCTACAGAGCCTATCTGACCTCTAGACTGTGCATTAAAAGGTAAGTGCAGGTTCAGAGTGTATTTGTTTTCAATAGCAAACATCAGAATCAAAAATTGTTTTAGCATCATTTTAATTACTGTAGGTAATATTGGCATTGCTTAGACAACTGAGGAAATAACAAGATATTAGCTGGTATAATCTCATGTGTTTTGTAGCCTTTTCATTCTGTCCAATGAGACGGTAAACATCTGGAGTCATCTGTTGGGGTTCTTCCTGTTCTTCACACTGGGAGTTTATGACTTGTTGGCGGTGTTGCCTATGTTAGACGCGTCCAGAGAGGACTACGTCATCTACTCCATAGGCCTCTTCTGCTTTCAGGTATGTCCATGCTGCTTGcaacaggtgtgtttgattagggttacagcCAAACTCTGCaagaaagtggatctcgtgggccagatttgaggatccctgcagTAGCTAGTGGATGTaaagtggggttttttttgttgttgttgttttttttttttttttttttttgcatgacaaaCAAATAATCTCTAACCATGGTTGCTTGTTTGGATCAGCTccatcttttttaaataaaaaactgatcttAGATTGGCAAAAAAGTATTCATATGATCCTTGGACTGTTGAAGGCCTTTGATATCAGGCTTTTCACATTCACAGTTGCCAGGGATTAGAGTTGAAACTTATGATTTTATCACCTAAACCCAGTCCTGTCTAATTCTAGATCTGTTATCGGTTGCTCTCGTGCCATCGGTTATAGACAGAAATGGCAGCTTCTCTCCTTGGCAGCCATTCTCTCAAGCATCAGGATTAGGCAAAGTGCCTCTACCACCACCCTTTCATATTCTCTCATGAAGACATAAttatagcatctttgtttggcTTCATAGGTTCATCATctaatttttagctttttttaatttattgtgaaaACTTTGTAATGTGAATGTCAATACTTTACGTTGTCTTTTCAGGTGTGCATGCTGTGTTCTGTTGGCTATCACCTGTTCTGCTGCCACCGTTCCGAAAAAACCAGCCGCCGCTGGATGGCACTGGATTATGCCGGGATCTCCATCGGAATCATATGCTGTTATGTTCCAGGAGTGTTCTACGCGTTCTACTGTAATAACGTATGTGCGTCTGCTGTGTTAGAGAGGGTGCTGCTCGCagttcaaaattattattttttttaatgcagttgaGACTTTCTTCTCAGGATTGCATTTTATATTTCGGAATTCAACCCTTCACTGCGAGTTTGATTGACAGACAATCTGACCAATCGTAATGCCGAATATgccattttgtccaacaaacaaaccgGACAGGAGAGTAGATTGACGTGCTCTTGAAACTGAAAAATGGTGTGTCTCGACGTCtttccatggttgaaacaagataccttctgatgttcattcatgtttatttcataacGTATAACCtgtaaagaggaagagaagatCGGATaacgtgccgcttgaactgagacgctacagcgatctgtcacaacacattcaAGAGCcccaaaatggta encodes:
- the LOC109086364 gene encoding progestin and adipoQ receptor family member 3-like isoform X1, giving the protein MPSAKVLKSAQYIELGSYQYWPVLVPRGIRLYTYEQVPGFLRENPYITDGYRAYLTSRLCIKSLFILSNETVNIWSHLLGFFLFFTLGVYDLLAVLPMLDASREDYVIYSIGLFCFQVCMLCSVGYHLFCCHRSEKTSRRWMALDYAGISIGIICCYVPGVFYAFYCNNYWRQVYLVTVLAMMLAVFFAQIHPHYLTKKWQKLRSLIFCAVAGYGLIPTFHWIWLSGGFSSDIVQVS
- the LOC109086364 gene encoding progestin and adipoQ receptor family member 3-like isoform X2, which translates into the protein MPSAKVLKSAQYIELGSYQYWPVLVPRGIRLYTYEQVPGFLRENPYITDGYRAYLTSRLCIKSLFILSNETVNIWSHLLGFFLFFTLGVYDLLAVLPMLDASREDYVIYSIGLFCFQVCMLCSVGYHLFCCHRSEKTSRRWMALDYAGISIGIICCYVPGVFYAFYCNNYWRQVYLVTVLAMMLAVFFAQIHPHYLTKKWQKLRSLIFCAVAGYGLIPTFHWIWLSGGFSSDIVQVKVTMIMYVLAVAAIIFFMSRVPERYFPGQLNYLGFSHQVWHILVVLMFYWWHQSALFITNYRHSYPYPDYPLHS